The Herpetosiphonaceae bacterium region CCGCCGCCGTCGCCGTAGCCCATCAGGTACAGCAACTCGTCGTTGATCGGCTTCTGGCGATACTCGCGCCACGCGCCCGCGATGGCCGCCGCCGTGACCTCGCCGTTGTAGGTGTAGTAGCCGTTGCTCGGATCGGGCGTGGTGACGAAGTGGGTCAGCACCTCGCTGCCGTCGATGCCGCGCCAGCGGAACGTGTCGAAGGGCATCCGATTGAACTGGCTCCAGCTGATCTTGGTCGTCATGAACGTGTCGATGCCGCAGCCGCGCATGATCTGCGGCAGCGCCGCCGAGTAGCCGAACACGTCGGGCATCCACAGCACCCGGTCGCGGATGCCGAACTCCTGGGCGAAGAAGCGCATACCGAACAAGAACTGCCGCACCAGCGACTCGCCCGATGGAATGTTACAGTCGGCCTCCAGCCACATCGCGCCGATCGGCTCCCAACGTCCTTCGGCCACGCGCTCTTTGATTCGCGCGTACAGTTCGGGATAGTCCTGCTGCGCAAACTCGTAGAGCTGCGGCGTCGAGGCGGTGAAATGATACTCAGGATACAGCTCCATCAGCCGCAGCGCGGTCGAGAAGGTATGTGCTGTTTTCTGGCGGGTACGCCACAGCGGCCAGAGCCAGGCCACATCGATATGCGAGTGGCCGGTGATCGTGATCTGTGGCCGCGTGCCGCCGTCCAGCCCTTCCAGCAGGTGCTCGTCGAGATAGGCGCTGGCCGCGCGCACCGAGGCGTAGAACTCCGGCGAGGCAGGCGTCGTGCCGATCTGCGGGCCGATGGAGCCGACCCAGGTCGCGGGTGCTTCCCGCAGATCGAGCATGTTGATCGCGGCGTTGAGCCGGTGCAGCATCCGACCATAGGCCAGGCTGGTGGGATCGATCTGCCTGATGGTTTGCAGCGCGACCCGCAGCGTGTGGGCCAACTGCCAGGTCGGCTCGTCGAGCAGCACCAGCTCCAAGCCCTCGAAGGGCTGCGTGCAGTTGACGTGAGCCTGCACAAACAGATCGATCGGACGATCCAGCGGCGGCAGCAGCGCGAGACGATGCTCGGAGTCCAGCCCGGCGAAGATCTGATCGTCGAGAAAGAGCTGGGACTCGATCGCAGTGGGCGACCACTGGTTGGCGTCGGTGCGCCAGCGCAGATGGAGCGCAACGGGCTGGTCGCGCAGCTCCGGCGGGATCGTCAGCGGTTGGCGCAGCCAGACCGTCTGCCAGAGCGCGCCCCACGGATCGCCGCGACGAAGCGGCTGCCACGGGGCATCGCGCACATCGCGGGGCTGGCTGACCGGCGATGGGCTGTGCGGCAGGTAGCGCGTGCCGTCGAGCGGCACGATCGCGCGCCAGGCGGCATGCTGAATCAGATCGAGACGTTGCTGAAGTTTTTCTAGGGTCAGCGGCACGGCACTCTACTCCTCGACGTATGGCGCGCCTCATCCAGACGCGCCCGCTTGGTCGCCATAACTCAGCGGCGCAACAGCTTGTGCGATACCTATTCTAATCGACCAAAAAGGATGCCATGCGGCATGGTGGCCGCGCCGATCGGTCACGATGGCAGCCTGTCCTCCAGATCCGACACTACGAACTGTAGTTTTCCACAGACTATCCACAGATGTCGGCTATGATTCGCGCCGCGCTCCATCAGCCGAATTTAAAGCGAAAACGATCGACGGTAGTAGCGGTTGTGGAAAAGATGAGCACATGCCCTGCCACCAGCCGATCGCGTAGGCGGCTCAGCGCTGCAAGAACTCACAGAGCAGGCCGTGAAAATGGTGAACGCCGTTCTCGCGCAGCACCGAGAAGCGTCCACGGTCGTAAGAGCGCGACCGCAGCCCGCGCTGCACGGCCTCGCAGATCCCGATGTCCTCGTGCTGCACCAGATCGCTGAAGGCAAACGAGCGGGCGAAGTCCTCGGCGATCTCAGGCCGATCCGCGTCCAGCACATACCACTCGAAGATCGTCAGCGTGCGATCGTAGCCCAGCGGCAGGATGATATTGATCTGGAGGTTGTCGGGATAGATGTTCAGCATCAGATTGGGGAAGACCCAGTAGTAGAGCGCCTGCGCATCGGTGCCCTGCTCCAGATTGCGATAGTAGAGCGATTCGGGGTTGTGCCGGATCGGCGCGTACTGCTTGGAGTAGTAGCGGAACGTCTCGACGCGGTAGGCGCTGTAGTCGATCTCCTTGAACAGGCCCGGATGCGAGATCGGGATATGGTAGCCCTCAAGGTAGTTGTCGACGTAGACCTTCCAGTTGCAGGCGATCTCGTAGTCGACGCGCTTGTAGAAGCTCATGCGCTCAAGCGGCAGGTGGCCGGTTTCTGAGGGGATCGCGCCCAGGGTTTCTGCCAGCGAGGGCGCTGAAGCGTCGAGGTTGACGAACACGAACGGCCCCCAGGTATCGACACGAACCGGCACCAGCCCGTTGTCGGCCTTCTCGAAGCAGCTCACGCCCTCAAACTCAGGTGTTGTTCTGAGCCGCCCATCGAGGTCATACGTCCAGCCGTGGTAGATGCACTGCAACGTCTGGCGATGGCCCGCGCCCTGGGCGACAGGTCCGGCCCGATGGCGGCACACGTTGAAGAAGGCGTGTAGCGCTCCATCGCGGGCGCGCGTGACGACCAGCGGCTCGTCGACGACGGTACAGGTAAAGAAATCGCCTGGCCTCCGCACCTGCTCAAGACGGCCAACCAGTTGCCAGGTGCGGCCAAAGATGCGCTCCTGCTCCAGCGCGAGCGCGCTCGCATCCAGGTACCAGCTTGCGGGGATCGTCGTGGCGCGGGATAGATCTGGCTCGAAGGTAAAGTCAGATGGCTTCATCATCGCCTCCGATGTGCGAGGAGTATCGGTCTGAGGCGGCGGGCACAGAGCCGGTGCCGCACTGCGCGCTATAGTAGCATATCCACGCGCGGCACACGCCGCACTGAGAACAAGAGCACAAAACGCTGATCTTCCTTGGTCCTTTGTTCTTTGGTCCTTTGTTCCTTTGTTTTCATTCGCGTATGGTACACTGCTGCGCATGAGCGATCAGATCATTTACTCGATGGTGCGCGTACAGCGCACATTCCCACCCAATAAGCAGGTTATCCGCGACATCTCGCTGTCGTTCTTCTACGGCGCGAAGATCGGCGTGCTTGGCCTCAATGGCGCGGGCAAGTCCACGCTGCTGCGGATCATGGCGGGCAAGGACGATGGCTACAGCGGCCAGACGATGCTCTCGCCGGGCTATCGCTTCGGCATGTTGGAGCAGGAGCCGGAGCTTGATCCGAGCAAAACAGTCAAAGAGGTTGTGCAGGAGGCGGTCCAGCCGATCGTCGATCTGCTGGCGCGCTACGACGCGATCAACGAGCGCTTCGCCGATCCCGATGTGGATATGGACGCGCTGCTGACAGAGCAGGCGGAGGTTCAGGAAGCGCTGGATCGCGTGGATGCGTGGAACCTGGATCACCGGCTGGAAGTGGCGATGGACGCGCTGCGCTGCCCGCCGGGCGACACGCCGATCGCGGTGCTCTCCGGCGGCGAGCGGCGACGTGTGGCGCTCTGCCGCCTGCTGCTGACCGAGCCGGAGATCCTGCTGCTGGACGAGCCGACCAACCACCTGGATGCCGAGTCGGTGCTGTGGCTGGAGAGCCATCTTCAGGATTACAAAGGCACGGTCATCGCCGTCACGCACGATCGCTACTTCCTCGACAACGTCGCGGGCTGGATCTTGGAGCTGGATCGCGGCCACGGCATTCCGTGGAAGGGCAACTACTCCTCGTGGCTGGAGCAGAAGCAGGAGCGGCTGCGGCGCGAAGAGCGCTCCGACGCCAAGCGCCAGAAGACGCTTGAGCGCGAGCTGGAGTGGATTCGGATGGCTCCTAAGGCGCGGCACGCCAAGGGCAAGGCGCGCGTCACGGCCTACGAGAACCTGCTCAACCAGGAGACGGAGCAGCGCCGCGAAGACCTTGAGATCTACATTCCGCCCGGCCCGCGCCTCGGCGACGTGGTGATCGACCTCAAGGGCGTGAGCAAGGCATACGACGATCGGCTGCTGATCGATAGCCTGGATCTGTCGATCCCACCCGGCAGCATCGTCGGCATCATCGGCCCGAACGGCGCGGGCAAGTCCACGCTGCTGCGGATGATCACCGGCCAGGAGCAGCCCGACAGCGGCCAGATCGCGGTCGGCCCGACAGTCAAGCTGGCCTATGTCGAGCAGATGCGCACCGCGCTCGATCCTGAAAAGACCGTCTGGGAAGAGATCTCCGACAAGAACGAGATCATCAACCTGGGCAAGCGTGAGATGAACTCGCGCGCCTATGTCGCCAGCTTCAACTTCCTGGGCTCGGATCAGCAGAAGAAGGTCGGGCAGCTCTCAGGCGGCGAGCGCAACCGCGTGCTGCTGGCGAAGATGCTCAAAGAGGGCGGTAACGTCTTGCTGCTCGACGAGCCGACCAACGATCTGGATGTAAACACGCTGCGGGCGCTCGAAGAGGCGCTGGAGCAGTTCGCGGGCTGCGCGCTGGTGGTCAGCCACGATCGCTGGTTCCTGGATCGCATCGCGACGCATATGCTGGCCTTTGAGGGCGAAAGCCAGGTGCGCTGGTTCGAGGGCAACTTCTCCGACTACGAGGCGGATCGGCGGGCGCGGCTGGGCAAGGAGGCCGAGATTCCGCACCGCATCACGTATAAGCGCCTGACGCACTGATTACTCCTGCGTTGCACTAGCTCGTTAGAGTTCGTCCCGGTGTCATCAGCGCCGGGACGAACTGCGTTTAATGATTGCGCGCTGGCAATCGCGTGTGCGCCGCCGAGTCGCAGCGCTGACCGCTAGCGCTCGTGAGATGCAAGTCGCAGGGCATGGCGTAACCCCGCTGTAGCTTTGCTCGTAGATACTATGGTCGCGTGCTGAGCCCACGATCTGGATCTCCCTCAGGCGGTCGAATATCCGGCTGTCGCTCACTGCGCCAACGTCAACCATCCGAGCAGATAGGCACGCTCGACATCGGGCGGCTTCGCTCCGATCACATTCCAGAGCGCGCGCCGGGTCGAATCGACCGGCTGCATCAGGGCTACGGAGGCAGGGATGCGTGAAAGTATCCGCACCGAGAATATCACCAAAATGTACGGCCAGAAGCGGGGCGTGCTGGATCTGAATCTAGCGGTGCGTCCCGGCGAGGTGTTTGGGTTTCTCGGCCCAAACGGCGCTGGCAAGACGACAACGATCCGCCTGCTG contains the following coding sequences:
- a CDS encoding SRPBCC family protein — encoded protein: MMKPSDFTFEPDLSRATTIPASWYLDASALALEQERIFGRTWQLVGRLEQVRRPGDFFTCTVVDEPLVVTRARDGALHAFFNVCRHRAGPVAQGAGHRQTLQCIYHGWTYDLDGRLRTTPEFEGVSCFEKADNGLVPVRVDTWGPFVFVNLDASAPSLAETLGAIPSETGHLPLERMSFYKRVDYEIACNWKVYVDNYLEGYHIPISHPGLFKEIDYSAYRVETFRYYSKQYAPIRHNPESLYYRNLEQGTDAQALYYWVFPNLMLNIYPDNLQINIILPLGYDRTLTIFEWYVLDADRPEIAEDFARSFAFSDLVQHEDIGICEAVQRGLRSRSYDRGRFSVLRENGVHHFHGLLCEFLQR
- the ettA gene encoding energy-dependent translational throttle protein EttA, translating into MSDQIIYSMVRVQRTFPPNKQVIRDISLSFFYGAKIGVLGLNGAGKSTLLRIMAGKDDGYSGQTMLSPGYRFGMLEQEPELDPSKTVKEVVQEAVQPIVDLLARYDAINERFADPDVDMDALLTEQAEVQEALDRVDAWNLDHRLEVAMDALRCPPGDTPIAVLSGGERRRVALCRLLLTEPEILLLDEPTNHLDAESVLWLESHLQDYKGTVIAVTHDRYFLDNVAGWILELDRGHGIPWKGNYSSWLEQKQERLRREERSDAKRQKTLERELEWIRMAPKARHAKGKARVTAYENLLNQETEQRREDLEIYIPPGPRLGDVVIDLKGVSKAYDDRLLIDSLDLSIPPGSIVGIIGPNGAGKSTLLRMITGQEQPDSGQIAVGPTVKLAYVEQMRTALDPEKTVWEEISDKNEIINLGKREMNSRAYVASFNFLGSDQQKKVGQLSGGERNRVLLAKMLKEGGNVLLLDEPTNDLDVNTLRALEEALEQFAGCALVVSHDRWFLDRIATHMLAFEGESQVRWFEGNFSDYEADRRARLGKEAEIPHRITYKRLTH